A portion of the Anthonomus grandis grandis chromosome 7, icAntGran1.3, whole genome shotgun sequence genome contains these proteins:
- the LOC126739012 gene encoding prostatic spermine-binding protein-like codes for MRDFIGNPFETEFENDAEEDELEMIDGNRLLETIPNLFGPSPNDSFESEGDNFNQTDNDDDDDDQLDEHDEYLPDEDDIEEDHYDFDENSDPDFDYEETVDLDSDLSYMVESDIDSENSDYFTFPDTDLNPEARLIPLHFKPICEQASTSDNPETNTLHNIIEESEQEFRNE; via the exons ATGAGGGACTTTATCGGAAATCCCTTCGAAACGGAATTCGAGAATGATGCTGAGGAAGATGAACTGGAAATGATTGATGGGAACAGACTACTTGAAACAATTCCAAACCTATTTGGCCCAAGTCCTAATGATTCTTTTGAAAGTGAAGgtgataattttaatcaaacagataatgatgatgatgatgatgatcaGCTTGATGAGCATGATGAATATCTCCCTGATGAAGATGATATCGAGGAAGACCATTATGACTTTGAT gaaaatagCGATCCAGATTTTGATTATGAAGAAACCGTAGACTTGGACAGTGATTTAAGTTACATGGTCGAATCGGATATCGACAGTGAAAATTCGGACTATTTCACGTTTCCAGATACAG atttgaATCCAGAAGCACGTCTGATACCACTTCATTTTAAGCCAATATGTGAACAAGCCTCGACCTCTGACAATCCAGAAACAAATACGTTACATAATATAATTGAAGAAAGTGAACAAGAGTTTAGAAACGAGTAG